ACTAGACTAGGCCAAGCGGCCACTCATAAACAGATTAATTTCTTGGAGGTGTCTGTTGGCAGATTTAGTATAGAAAGAAGTTTCCAGATGATTTAATTGCTTCTATCACAAGCTTATTACAAAGAAACAACTCaaataataattgtttttttgggACTCAGATGTCTACAATAGTTTTTCTGGAGAATGATCAATCAAACTTACAAGACTTCGAAGCAACTTTTGGAAGCAACTTTTGCACATTCAACTTGCACATTGCAACCTCTGAGCACATTAACATATAATCATCTATTGGCTTTTGATTAAATTTTTGCACAAACTTCTCAAGTTTCCTTTTAATATGCCTAAGCGCTATTGCATCATCTGGTGTATGGCTGAGTAGTATTTACGATTATTTATCCATCTCACCCAAGTCGGCACAATGCATGGAGGGCTGGTTCCATGAAAAGTCACGACCCATCACCATAGTTTATTAGATATCACATACTTGGTCATGGTGAGAACTGGTGCGCACGAGGTCAAGGAGCAGTTGAGAAAAGACAAGTGATGCAAAGCAATCATTTTCTACCTAGACAAAGTCATCTGCTTAGATTTATCCACTCTCCATTCTTTTAAGTTGCTTCAGAATGCGTGCAACCAAGCTTTTCAAGCTGTGGCCACTAACATAATCAAACTATATATTTGTCACCGGATTTTTCATGAACAAAACTGTGCACAAGATATGGCATGGGATAAAAAGAACATACATGTACTTATACGTTTATAGATGTGTGTTAGCAGCTTAACATACATATGATTAGAAAGCACGGTTGGAGATATAATGGAATATCTTACCATCCTCCAAGAAAAAATAAACAGAGAAACAAGGCAATATGAGTCACCTAGTGATATAAAAAAAATATTAGGTTGCAAGTTGACGCAGTAGTTAACGGATTGTGTCAATGAGGACGAAGACACGCAAGCATGAACAATGATGGTAGAGAGCAGAAACAATTCATGTGATCTTAGTAAGAGTAGTTAACATCGTCTTGCTAAGAGATTGATCATGACCATTTAATGCATAAATCTGACAATCTAGTCGGCCTTTCTTGACTGGGCTCATGACACACCTCACCTGCCTCTTTTGATAGAGTAAACAGGACATCCAATGCCTAGGCCGGGTGACCACTCATAAACTAATTATTTTCTTTAAGGTGTGTGTTGGTAGTTTTGATACAGTAAAGATGTTTTCATAAGACAAATAAAATGGATCAAGAACGAAGAAGAAGATAGGCCTCAACATCATCCTCGTGGACGACATCAGAGGCTATCTCCGCCGCCGGCCCTAGACACACGCACTCTCGGACTCCCTGGTAGCCATCGATCGGCACCACGCCGAGCAAAGCCCCGGGTGATGGTATGCGGCAGTGGGATATCCCTTCTCTCCGCTCCGATCCACTCTCTGGTCTCTGTGGCTAACCCTAGCATCTCACACCACCGCCGCTGCTATCCCCCACCTCAGGAGGTGGGCCGCTGACCTAAGATTTCGTGGCATGTCTAGTGGGGTCATGGTTCACTTGGTTCGTGCATGGATCAGGGAACTCTGCCTGGCAGCGATGCTCTCCCAGACCAGGCAGCATCATTGTCGTTGACCTATGAGGGGTGGTTGCGATCAGACGGGATGTGGCTGCCCATTGCCTCTCAATGGTTCCACCGCAGGTGAGATCCTCCCTGCCCCCACCCGGAGTGATCAGTTCGCTTCGTCGGCGGTCTTAGGCCCGACAAGATTTGGTCATGGTCGTGGACTTGGGCTAGGTCGAGCTTCACTAGGGTTTGATGGCTTTCTCTGGTGACCTCGTACCAACAGCTTGGTGGCGGGGCCTAGGTTTGGGATGTCGTACGTTGAGGCGATTGCCCTGGATAGCAGGTTGGACGTCAGGCGAGGGTGCGGGATGGTCCAAGCGAAAGTTTGGTGCCTCGACGCTGGTTGAGGCGATGTCTTGGTAGTCATGTCCCTCTTGCAGTCGTCACCATTGTTCTCCCGCCCTCCCAGCTCAGGGTGAAAACCCTTGTCCGCCCTAATGGACGCAATGGTGGCGGTGCATTGCTTCATGACCATCTTGGGTTCGTCATCGGTGAGTGTAGTTGTCTTTCAGTCAAGGTGGCGTGTTCGGAATGGTATGGCGATCCAATCGAACCTACCTCAAATCTGGTGACTCGGCGTATTACTTGCACCTATCTTGTACACGCAACAATATCCTCCTTTCATCATGTTTTTGCTCGCTCTGGTACGGCCAACGCTGCTTGGTTTAGGCAGAGGGTCCTCTCTAAGAGAAGTTAGGTGGTCTCGGCGCGGTAAAGTCCAATGTTTTTTTCCAGGTGGTGTGTGGTTGAATGTCGTCGTCGGTCCTGCTTCAGTCATTAGGAGGTCCACCCTCTCTTGTGCTTCCTCTCGGCGGCATGCTGGAGGCGTCTAATTTGGCACTTCCGGTGCTTCTTAGCGTGTTTGGCTTGGTTTGCCTTGCTTTCTTTGATCATCTTGTATGATGATTTGCTCAACACCATGTATCGTTCAGCCAAGCGGCCGAAGTCCGTTTTGTGATAAATGCTTCTATGACAGGTTTGTTACAAAGAAGCAACTCATATAATATTCATTTATGGGCGGTTTAGGTAATAATCATTTCTTTTGTGTATttatgcatgttttttgtatgtatgttGGACCTAATTTTTGGAACCTGGTCTCTGGTGTGCCCAGTTTCTACACTTAGTAAAAATCATATTTTTTAGTTCTCaacttaagaaaaacaaaaataatgCACATAAGTATTTTGATAAAACAGGACACCTCATCAAATTTCCATTAAAGCAACCTTCAATCGAACTTACAAGAGTTCTGAACCAAAAGGAAGCTAAAATATTACATGCGGGAACCGTAAATTTCTTATTGCATGCACCATAAAGCGAGAGTGCAGAATAACGACTCCAGGAAGCAACTTTTGCACATTCAACTTTCACACTTAAATCCTGAGAACAATCAGGCTCCAACTATTGCATACTTCGCATGTATTATAAGATAATCCTAGGTGTTCAACCCTAGCATCAAACATATACTGGATTACCAGATAATCATGTATTCTTTCTTTTCTTACCTAATCATCTATTATTTCGGAACAAGGGGAAAAGAACCCAAAAACTTTATGAGAAATACGACACATTAGAACCAAAAAAAACATATGAGATCATCCGTGTGATAAAGAACGATATTGTCAATTATTCTGAAGGTAGAAATACATTCACTCATTACAGACATGGAATGGAATGGCATATGCTCCATTTATTTTAAGATTAGGATGCATATCTAGAAACTCAAACATGTCCTTAATTTGCACACTGGTCTTCTGTGTAATCAGCCAACCTTTCACTTAGTTGTGGTTGTTCTCCCAGAACTGAGCCTGGAGCCAGTCTATTGTATTCTTTTCCACCTGAAACGCCTTGGCAAGAACATCATCGGATATTGGTGGGTCTGACCCAAACACCGCATTGGCAATTGTGATAGCCCCTGGGTTCTGGCTGCTGAGCGTGGCAATTGCAACGGCGGGCTGATGGGGGTTGGGGTTGAATTGGAAATGGATGAGTCCCACGGGGAAGACAAATACATCACCTTTGTTGAGCACCTTCGAGAAGAACTTGTTTCTGGCTGGGGCGGGCAGGTTGGATGTGACAAAGCCAACGTACAGTGTCCCCTCGAGCACCGTGAGGATCTCAGTGGCGCGGGGGTGCGTATGTGGTGGGTTCTGGCCTAAGGGAGCATAGTCGATGCGCGCGATTGAGATGCCGAGGGTGTTGAGTCCAGCAATCTGCATGACATTGATCAAGGTGACGTTGGATCCAACCTTGTTGGTCACCCTAGGCTTGTCGAGGGCGGCTGCCTTGAAGAAGTCATCAGCGTTGACCTCCATCGGGTTCTTGCAAACAAATCCATTGACACGCACTGGGTGCATAGAAGAGATGTACAGGGTAAGTTTAAGTATTACTAGAAAGCCGTTTCAACATGCATATAATTTTCAGGAATTTATTTCAACATATGTATTTGGTGATAGCGGGACAGGAAAGCATGAAGTAAGCAGTACCTGGTGATTGCATGTCGGCGACACAAAAGTCCTGGAGCGGGCCAGGATCGGAGGCAACGGCCTGCCATGAGACCAAGGCAAGAAGAGCAGCgaggagaaggaaagaaggggagGATGCCATTTGATTTCAGCTCCGTTGGGTCTTCTTTTCTCTTGTGTATTCCTGTTGTGTTTGTTGGGTGAGTGATGGTTCGAATATGCAGGGGATGTATGTGTTTATATAGGCGTGGCGAGCAGTGCAAACTCGTGAGCGACGGACATAGTCAAGTGGAACcgatcaacggatagaaattgtcTTTGGCTGCCCCTAGATTATTCTGGATGAACTTTTCGGACATGGTCAGCCATATTCAAATCTTTGATATATTATAATCAAAGTTCCCTATTGAGATGCCAAAGCGACACATTTTTCGCTTTAATAAACAAAGAAGCTAATTAAGGTACTCCATCTGATGTACCTCTTAGTAATAATTACTCTGAGTAATAATTTTGATTGTGTCAAACAAGGAAGAAATCGTGGCACGTGGATCCATGCATTAACGCACCTAATACCACTACTATATGTAACAGCCATTGTTATGATCACGTCAACCAGATATACAGTTGCCTGGTCAAATTTCTCTCCTAGTAGTTGAGTACTTGCAGGAAGAAGCAACGACATTAATGGACGATGGAGAGCAAGAGTAGTTAATTAACATCTTCTAATTAAATGAAGGATCACGTTTGCTGCTATAGAAACATCAGAAAGGTCAGCAGTTACAGACAAGAACATTCTACTGACATCTACAGAAGTGTGTAGTGTACTGGTCACACACTCACACAGGTCAAAAAGCATTGACATAAAGGAGCTCTCATTACCTGTGTTAGAAATTTTAAGTAAATAAGTATAGAAAACGTCTCGAGGTactaccactagtagaaaactgggctttggtcacagggcaatattcacattagtcccggttcagtcacgaaccgggactaatgtgagcattggtcccggttcgtgcggccaggggcctgctgggcctcgtgggggcattggtcccggttcgtccggcccctttggtccaggttggtgggacaaaccgggaccaatgggcctcgcccttggcccaccaccattggtcccggttggtggcttgaaccgggaccagaggctcaccctttagtcccggttcatatcacaaaccgggactaaaagggTTGGTCCTAGTTGCGATCAGAgcttagtcccacctcgccaaccgaagggcgctcacaccagtttataagcccgtccctctctgccttgttgagctcctctcaaagtgaaaatagatgtatatagggaatttgacctaaattcagagtaaatttctttgaatttcatagaaatttattatgaatttagattgaattttctctataggcgcatctatgttcattttttatagtaaataaaataaataaaccttaataaactaaataaaaataaataaaccttaataaaataaaataaaataaactatagtaaataaaataaataaaccttaataaaataaataaagcaaaagaaataaagtaaaatacataagtaattagacacaaaatggaataaaatatataagttttttgttgtaagtagaaacaaaacaaaataaataaagcaaaagagaaaacaaaaaacagggaaaaaattatgccacctactgggccaccacggcctgaatacgacttgaaacccatccatgggccaggattcaggcacgcagaaggcccagtaggccccacaggcaaagagaacggttaggctcgaaagcctgcagttgagaggagctcgagagggtgggcgcagcagcgcttataaaccactctcgagctctctcaactagcgaggtgggactaaaattttgacgcggggcagcacaaggcctttggtcccggttggtgccaccaaccgggactaaaggggggcatgcgtaccggttcgtggcaccaaccgggaccaatgccccccctttagtcccggttggtgccacgaaccgggaccaatgtgtttcctatatataccccatcgccacagcatagcactccacagtgctctgttttttctggccggcgaggggagggcatttgggtgctctagctcacctcctatgcacatggggtgttcgatgaaattgaaggggaacgcgacagaaaacaaaaaatttccgacctacgcaccagcccaggaccactatggagactgcatacatggtttgatctttttcgttaccgactcgtagcgcagcgggaagtagagtcgatgacgatcggcggtgcagatccccgcagctaggatttacaacctcccaaccgcgaggatgtataccctcatctgctcctcagacagccctccgggaggcggtcgaacagcccccggacggtgtcgcggacagcccttcgggaggaccttcgaaactcgaacggtcactcggacagcccttcgggaggaccttcgaaactcggacggtcacacggacagcccttcgggaggcactcacgaactaagaccgaaactacgatctctctacagagttgcacacatacggtgtcatctatccggcagggcttcgccgtccagaactagttcctgccggaacccagacagccttacggctctacgaaactcttttcgtgggagggagagaagaagccagataatgcatggcatgtgtatgagagcaagggatgagtgtggagggctgcccctccacctctatttataggaaatcccaagggggtagggtagtttcacaaaaaacccaaaatgcacatgaatgaagtccttccacaaggacctaggagtgaaaccaaggaacaagagggtccccaagggggaataccccatgtggccggccacacccccatgaggggcccaaaaaatggcttctatccatccatgtcatccccaagatcttttggagcaaagccccaaaaggtggctttccataaagtaaccataaagctgattttcactattcacgacgacatttttcagcgtctgatcgaactgaaaatatttatgtgggctaagaacatttccagtacccactaaaatgattttcaacgcgttccgaaacaattccggttttagtgattttcatctgcgaaacgcatctgaagtggctccggcagctccggaacatttccggtttttatctcagaaaattccaaaaagcttccagaatgattctggcatcctccaagaattatcaggcatgtgccgaaaccaatttgacttaatggtgtatcccgaaacaacttttcggtatcatcgaaacatatccgatgacctctctctgcggtatgattccgctgtccgaaacttttcggtgtccgaaactttttcggtgattttctctcagactccctgtctagtattcagcagatagatgacccttaagcgtgtgaccctataggttcggtgaagtatagacatgacccggaaccccttccgatcaatgatcaacatcggagccgtggacacccatattgacccctatacccacatgaataaatattcgagtgaacctccagttgccgtgtgctattcctgttgcttcgcgatatgttacaaatacccgaggtgagacatgttggcattcccgtggatcaacaacttgtccactatgctagttacctcgttaccggtattgttctcttttctcgttatcgtgttccggcatccccgtgatcaaatcacaaagtgtctggccagacgatgatggataccgtaacaccgagagggcccagagatatctctccatcgtcggaggagcaaatcccaatcttgagctatcaagttacttgacacacttttccatgaacccgtaagccgccgtaatagccacccatttacggatgacgtttaacaaaccccaaagttcatgaagcaagcatgaagaaactcgatactctcatggtctaaggaatcatgcaaacgttaaccatctttgtgttatgtaccaataaacttgtgacgaatgaatctcatagcataacatcaatccgggtcgattcaacacaaatgttctcttaacattgtgccctcaaagttgctggcatagacatgcccatgaccaggaaaacagaatcatcatgcaacacttgagctagtcttagaggccagactaggaatacttcttaccgtttattattccacacgtgcatttgagtcttcctccgagcctcgtggatattgcagactcgagaatcattgcagttatagcatggaacataaacataattatgaactcgaagataaataatatcatttattattgcctgtagggcatatctcctacagaaatgtctgagccacactagttaatctttctcctctcgaaactcgacctctgagctccattttccccgagatttgtctaggtttagcggtccgtcacgtcccgtccccgtcttcaccgccgttgaTCGCCCGCGCcaatctcgtcgccagcaccaccatggtgagcctcttgttcttatcttctttctgaaagaaaaaaaattcttactttagatagatacttgtctaattttgttacttttattattccttcttattacatagtgcgatggttttggtatccgcccccgtcggccctcgtcctgtctatgattcggatgtggtatatattatctttttataactatgtGGTTCATTTATTatttatgacaaatatgccgaccaacgtgacatagattttatttatctaggaggtggttgaaccggaaattccaaccgaccctattgtcgagaggttaaatttagttgaagaagaaaacaattacttgaaggaaaaaataaaaataattgaggaggagaagatgatattggagttgcatgttgcggatgtcgtcgatgatcacaagatcaagatggatgcaatgcgcttgaagattagaaatattagaaaatatgccattcacaccgaggcttggtatcattatgccgttggatcaattgttaccttggttgcgattatgatcgcatttgttttcgcattgaaatgttttacatagtttcaatgtatggtttaattaattagatgctctggagagctatatatatgttgttagatgagaactatgtattgtaggggaacgcagcagaaaacaaaagatgtccgacctacgcaccagcctaggaccactatggagactgcatacatggtttgatctttttcgttaccgactcgtagcgcagcgggaagtagagtcgatgacgatcggcggtgcagatccccgcagctaggatttacaacctcccaaccgcgaggatgtataccctcatctgctccttagacagccctccaggaggcggtcgaacagccccccggacggtgtcgtggacagcccttcgggaggaccttcgaaactcgaacggtcactcggacagcccttcgggaggaccttcgaaactcggacggtcacacggacagcccttcgggaggcactcacgaactaagaccgaaactacgatctctctacagagttgcacacatacggtgtcatctatccggcagggcttcgccgtccagaactagttcctgccggaacccagacagccttacggctctacgaaactcttttcgtgggagggagagaagaagccagataatgcatggcatgtgtatgagagcaagggatgagtgtggagggctgcccctccacctctatttataggaaatcccaagggggtagggtagtttcacaaaaaacccaaaatgcacatgaatgaagtccttccacaagggcCTAGGAGtcaaaccaaggaacaagagggtccccaaggggggataccccatgtggccggccacacccccatgaggggcccaaaaaatggctcctatccatccatgtcatccccaagatcttttggagcaaagccccaaaaggtggctttccataaagtaaccataaagctgattttcactattcacgacgacatttttcagcgtctgatcgaactgaaaatatttatgtgggctaagaacatttccagtacccactaaaatgattttcaacgcgttccgaaacaattccggttttagtgattttcatctgcgaaacgcatctgaagtggctccggcagctccggaacatttccggtttttatctcagaaaattccaaaaagcttccagaatgattctggcatcctccaagaattatcaggcatgtgccgaaaccaatttgacttaatggtgtatcccgaaacaacttttcggtatcatcgaaacttatccgatgacctctctctgcggtatgattccgctgtccgaaacttttcggtgtccgaaactttttcggtgattttctctcagactccctgtctagtattcagcagatagatgacccttaagcgtgtgaccctataggttcggtgaagtatagacatgacccggaaccccttccgatcaatgatcaacatcggagccgtggacacccatattgacccctatacccacatgaataaatattcgagtgaacctccagttgccgtgtgctattcctgttgcttcgcgatatgttacaaatacccgaggtgagacatgttggcattcccgtggatcaacaacttgtccactatgctagttacctcgttaccggtattgttctcttttctcgttatcgtgttccggcatccccgtgatcaaatcacaaagtgtctggccagacgatgatggataccgtaacaccgagagggcccagagatatctctccatcgtcggaggagcaaatcccaatcttgagctatcaagttacttgacacacttttccatgaacccgtaagccgccgtaatagccacccatttacggatgacgtttaacaaaccccaaagttcatgaagcaagcatgaagaaactcgatactctcatggtctaaggaatcatgcaaacgttaaccatctttgtgttatgtaccaataaacttgtgacgaatgaatctcatagcataacatcaatccgggtcgattcaacacaaatgttctcttaacattgtgccctcaaagttgctggcatagacatgcccatgaccaggaaaacagaatcatcatgcaacacttgagctagtcttagaggccagactaggaatacttcttaccgtttattattccacacgtgcatttgagtcttcctccgagcctcgtggatattgcagactcgagaatcattgcagttatagcatggaacataaacataattatgaactcgaagataaataatatcatttattattgcctgtagggcatatctcctacagaaatgtctgagccacactagttaatctttctcctctcgaaactcgacctctgagctccattttccccgagatttgtctaggtttagcggtccgtcacgtcccgtccccgtcttcaccgccgttgaTCGCCCGCGCcaatctcgtcgccagcaccaccatggtgagcctcttgttcttatcttctttctgaaagaaaaaaaattcttactttagatagatacttgtctaattttgttacttttattattccttcttattacatagtgcgatggttttggtatccgcccccgtcggccctcgtcctgtctatgattcggatgtggtatatattatctttttataactatgtGGTTCATTTATTatttatgacaaatatgccgaccaacgtgacatagattttatttatctaggaggtggttgaaccggaaattccaaccgaccctattgtcgagaggttaaatttagttgaagaagaaaacaattacttgaaggaaaaaataaaaataattgaggaggagaagatgatattggagttgcatgttgcggatgtcgtcgatgatcacaagatcaagatggatgcaatgcgcttgaagattagaaatattagaaaatatgccattcacaccgaggcttggtatcattatgccgttggatcaattgttaccttggttgcgattatgatcgcatttgttttcgcattgaaatgttttacatagtttcaatgtatggtttaattaattagatgctctggagagctatatatatgttgttagatgagaactatgtattgtaggggaacgcagcagaaaacaaaagatgtccgacctacgcaccagcctaggaccactatggagactgcatacatggtttgatctttttcgttaccgactcgtagcgcagcgggaagtagagtcgatgacgatcggcggtgcagatccccgcagctaggatttacaacctcccaaccgcgaggatgtataccctcatctgctccttagacagccctccaggaggcggtcgaacagccccccggacggtgtcgtggacagcccttcgggaggaccttcgaaactcgaacggtcactcggacagcccttcgggaggaccttcgaaactcggacggtcacacggacagcccttcgggaggcactcacgaactaagaccgaaactacgatctctctacagagttgcacacatacggtgtcatctatccggcagggcttcgccgtccagaactagttcctgccggaacccagacagccttacggctctacgaaactcttttcgtgggagggagagaagaagccagataatgcatggcatgtgtatgagagcaagggatgagtgtggagggctgcccctccacctctatttataggaaatcccaagggggtagggtagtttcacaaaaaacccaaaatgcacatgaatgaagtccttccacaagggcCTAGGAGtcaaaccaaggaacaagagggtccccaaggggggataccccatgtggccggccacacccccatgaggggcccaaaaaatggctcctatccatccatgtcatccccaagatcttttggagcaaagccccaaaaggtggctttccataaagtaaccataaagctgattttcactattcacgacgacatttttcagcgtctgatcgaactgaaaatatttatgtgggctaagaacatttccagtacccactaaaatgattttcaacgcgttccgaaacaattccggttttagtgattttcatctgcgaaacgcatctgaagtggctccggcagctccggaacatttccggtttttatctcagaaaattccaaaaagcttccagaatgattctggcatcctccaagaattatcaggcatgtgccgaaaccaatttgacttaatggtgtatcccgaaacaacttttcggtatcatcgaaacttatccgatgacctctctctgcggtacgattccgctgtccgaaactttcggtgtccgaaactttttcggtgattttctctcagactccctgtctagtattcagcagatagatgacccttaagcgtgtgaccctataggttcggtgaagtatagacatgacccggaaccccttccgatcaatgatcaacatcggagccgtggacacccatattgacccctatacccacacgaataaatattcgagtgaacctccagttgccgtgtgctattcctgttgcttcgcgatatgttacaaatacccgaggtgagacatgttggcattcccgtggatcaacaacttgtccactatgctagttacctcgttaccggtattgttctcttttctcgttatcgtgttccggcatccccgtgatcaaatcacaaagtgtctggccagacgatgatggataccgtaacaccgagagggcccagagatatctctccatcgtcggaggagcaaatcccaatcttgagctatcaagttacttgacacacttttccatgaacccgtaagccgccgt
This genomic window from Aegilops tauschii subsp. strangulata cultivar AL8/78 chromosome 4, Aet v6.0, whole genome shotgun sequence contains:
- the LOC109786919 gene encoding germin-like protein 8-5, producing MASSPSFLLLAALLALVSWQAVASDPGPLQDFCVADMQSPVRVNGFVCKNPMEVNADDFFKAAALDKPRVTNKVGSNVTLINVMQIAGLNTLGISIARIDYAPLGQNPPHTHPRATEILTVLEGTLYVGFVTSNLPAPARNKFFSKVLNKGDVFVFPVGLIHFQFNPNPHQPAVAIATLSSQNPGAITIANAVFGSDPPISDDVLAKAFQVEKNTIDWLQAQFWENNHN